The sequence below is a genomic window from Chryseobacterium foetidum.
ATCATGAAAAATTCAACCATCAAAAACATCGGAAATTATACATTTTGGCTCTGTTTCATTCTCGGCAACATCTGCCTTTTCGGGAATATCATTACAAAAAATATTGATTTTGCGCTCTGCGGTTTTGTTTTGCTATATCTTGCGTCGGCGCTCAATTTGCTGATCATTTTTGGATTATTGATTTACGGTTTTTTTCGTCGCAGCCAGCTCCCCAACTGTTTTTCTGCATCCGCAATGCTCTGCATCAATATCCCAATCGCAGCTCTTTACACCTATATCGGACTCACTTTAAATTCTATTTAATTTTTTTTGGGCGCCTGTATCCGCCCTCCACTCCCGCTTTTTTGTGCCTTGGCTCTTCCCATCGCTTACAAAAAGAGCTCCGTTCAGGTCGGGGCGCGTGCAATTCAACTTTAAAACACAATGTATTCATTTAACAAAGAAAAAATCTTACCCAATGGAAACCGAAAATTCAAATCTCACCAACTCACAGATTAAAGAATGGTGGAGTGAAAGAAGATTGCTCTACAATTTCGGATTGGTAGTTTCGGGAATAACTGCTTTTATTCTGTATGTAATTTTAGGTGAATCACTTATAATGCCTTATGATCCCGAATTTGAAATCACTTTTTTTACAATATTCTTTCAGGGAATCGGCTATGTGGTTATGATGTTTTTTGCCAATTTATTCTATTTTTTAGGTGCGAACCATGACTTTAATTTTAATAAAGAAAATTCTCATAAGTTCAGAATTAATCTTTTTAATCTCGGCTTTTGGTTTTCAGTTTCCCTGCCGTTTTCAGTTCCTCTGATGATTGTGATTTCCTACTTTTTAAACTTTTACTAAATACATCAACTATGAAAAAACTCCGCGTAAAATTCCTGCTTTTCGTTTACGACAAAACACAAAAACTCTATAGAAAATACTTCAAAAAGAAGAAAAGACAGTGGCAGTTTAATGAAAAACAGCTTTTGGAATTTGAAAAAGATTCCCTCGGCAGAAAACTAGGTGAATTCTACAAAAAACACGGCTTCACCATGATCCCGAAAATGGAAAACCACGATGTACATCATCTGCTCACCGGTTGCGGAACCAACTTCGAAGACGAAATCGCCATGCAGTTCCTCCTACTCGGCAACGGAAAACTCAACGCTCATCTTTTGGCCGCCATTGTTTTGGGAAGCATCATCCTACCCGAATATCATAAAATCTACAAAAATGCTTATCAGAAAGGAAAATCAATGCGTGCCTTCCATCACATCGACTTCGAAGAACTTCTCTGGCAAAACTTCGAAAACGTAAAAGACTTCTTCCGACAGAAAGAAACTCAGGTTTTATTTTAACACCCTTCATCAAACATCCAACACCCAACATCCATCATCTAACATCCATCCAACACCCAACACTATGAAAACACATCACTATATTCTCCTTTGCACCGCAATTTTCATTGCCCTTTTCTACAACGAAGACGTTGGTCTCAACCTTGGAATTTTAGGAATTATCTATGCCGTTTTGACACTTTACAAAACGCCTAAACAAAACAAAACCAAAGAATTTATAGTGCTCTTTGTCACCAGCGTTCTTTCCGGTTTTGCATTTGCGTGGTACGGAGATTTTCCTTCATTCCTTGCAGTGGTAAGTTCGCTTCTTCTATTGTCCTACCGCTCAAAAAACAGCAGTATGAAAGCAATTTTGCTGATTCCTGTTTTTATCGTGAATTGCTTTACATTTATCTGCAGGTTTTTCAATTTTGACGCATGGTTGCCAAGGACCAATACTTCAGGATTTCTGCAGAAGGCCATCGCATTTTTTGTTATTCCTTTGGTTTTAGTTTCGGTCTTTTTCGGAATTTATGCGGCCGGAAGTGATATTTTTTCAGGTATTTTCACCAACTATGAATTAGATATAAATTTCTGGCAACTGACTGTTGTTACTGTTTTAGGACTCTTCATAGCCTTCAATTACTGGAATTTTGCTGTGGAAAAAATTATTTATAAGCAAAATCATATTTTAAATAATGAATTTAATGATGAAGATAAAATTCAGAAACCTACGTATTCATTTTTAGATTTAAATTCTGAAAGAACGAGTGGTGTCATATCGCTGTTTTGCCTGAATATTCTGTTGCTCGTTTTCATTTTCACCTTCAATTATGAGCAGTTCGTAGAAATTCCCAAAACAACCATTCAGCTTGGCGAAGAAACACATGAACGGGTGAATGCTGTTATTTTATCAATCATCATGGCGATTTTGGTTATTATGATGTATTTCAAGGGTGGATTCAACTTCGATGAAAAGGCAAAATCTTTAAAACTATTGGCGAAAATCTGGATTTTTTTAAATGTCATTTTAATCATTTCCGCTTTTGTGAAAAATACAGAATACATCATCGACATGGGTTTCACGTATAAAAAAATCGGGGTTTATGCATTTCTTATTTTATCGCTGATTGGTCTCATTCTTACCTTTATTAAAATTCAGAAAAAGAAAACCAATGCCTATCTTTTCAACTCTATGATCTGGGCGGTTTATGGAACAGTTTTAGCATGTTCTTACATCAACTGGGGCGGAATCATCACCTTGCAGAACAGCAAACGGAGTGATTTTGCCGTTAATTTTCACCTTCAGTCTGTAAGCTTCAGCGAAAAACAGTTGCTGAAATATGCTGAAGAAAATAAGGATCAACAACTTTTTAAGGATGTTGTAAGCAAAATTGAACTTCAGAAACAGAGTAGTTTCCTCTCAAAAATTCTGTTTTATAAAACCACTAAAACTAAGTAATATGAAATTTTATTTTCCAATAGCCATCGTATTTTTATTTTTGAATTCATGCCAAAAAGATAAAGAGCAGACAGTAACTCAAACCAATGATTCCATTATCGTGGATGAGCAGTCAGCCAATCTGAGTCCCAAAGATTCCGTAGCCGTAAAAATGAAAGATTCCGCCATCAACAACGCTCCCAAAACAAAAGAAGTGCTGGAAAGAGGTGTGATGCGTGAAGAAAAAGACCGCGTCATCATCAGAATGGCAGACGGAGAAAGGCTTCCTTTTACCATCGGAGAAAAGTTTACCGTTGAGCACGATAAATTGATTTTGAAGATAACCGACTTCAATAAATCCAGTATTTCTGCAACGATCAAAGTAAAAGACAGGAACCAAAACATCAGATTTAATCAGATCAAAATGCCGGATGGATCTATGGACGGACCGTTTGGTAAGGAATTGGTACACGAAGTTAAGGGAAAAGGTGAGCTGTGGCTGATCATCGGTAAAAACAATATGGCCGACGGAATCACCACCGGAGACTTTTCAGTAACAGTAGAATAATTGGTATAATTTCTGATGCCAGAAACAAAAAATTGGATTAAAATGAAAAAAATATTTTCAACCGCAGTAATTGCATCCGCAGTTTTAGCGAGTTGCGGTGCAGTACAGTCTATTGTACAAAATACGTTTCCTTACACAACAAATGTCCTTGTATCTACGGGAGTTCCAGCAGATAAAGAAGTGTCTTCAACATCCACGGCTACCAATGTTCAGACCTGGTTTGGTGGTAATAATAATGCTCAGATTAAAGACGTGAGAATTTCTGATGCTAAAATCTCAGTTGCATCACCTGCTGGCGGAACTTTAAGCGCATTGAAATCTGTAAAAATCTACATTTCTTCAGACGGAACCAGCGAAAGACTCGTTGCATCGAGATCTAACATTTCTACAACCTCTGCAAGCCTAAATCTTGATCTTAATAATGAAACCGGATTTTTGGATTCTGTAGTAAAAAGCTCGGGAGTAACAGTGAGAACCGTTTACGAACTGAAAAATCAGACCTCATCAGACATGAATCTCAAAGTTGCTTTGAATTTCAGCAGTGTACCTGTAAGATAATTACATTAAAATCGTAAACATAAAAATGTCTTTCAAATTCTTGAAAGACATTTTATTTATCTGATAATTCAAAAAATCTATTTGATGTTCACCAGTTCCACATCAAAGATAATGGTTGCTCCCGGTGGAATCGCACCTCCTGCACCCTGATCACCATAAGCTAAATCTGAAGGAATGTAAAATCTGTATTTTGCTCCTTTGCTCATCAGCTGAATGCCTTCTGTCCAACCTCTTATTACGCTGCCAAGATTAAGTTCAATCGGTGCTCCGCCATTTTTATCTGTAGAATCGAAAACAGTTCCATCAAGTAACTTTCCTGTATATTTTACTTCTACGGCATCAGTTGCTTTAGGTTTTGTCTTCCCGTCACCCTCAGTTACCACTTCATACTGTAAACCGGATGCTGTAGTTTTTATTTTGGCGTTTTGCTTGTTTTTAGCAAGAAATTCAAGGCCTTTTTTCTTGTTTTCACCTGCTTTTGCTGTAGCTTCAGTCATCTTTTTTTCGCTTTGCTTCTGCATAAAGGTTTGCATGAAAGACTCCATTTCTTCAGCAGGTAACAATTTTGGTTTTCCTGCCATCTCCTCTTTTATCGCCTGAGCCAGAAGATCTGCATCTACATTAATGCCTCCGTTTTTCATGTTTTGAGCGATGTTCAATCCAATGTAGTAAGAAGCTTTCTGGTCGTCAGTATATTTATCTGTAGCTTGTTTGTCTTTCTTCTGAGCACACGAAACGCTGAAGATTGCTACGCAAAACAATGCGATGGTCTGTTTTTTCATTATGATTTAATTATTTTAATTCTAAAATTGATTTTGAGCGTACAAAACTAATGATTATTGGGGAATTTTCTATTTTGATTTTAATAAAAGAAAGTTTTTTAAAATACACATAAAAAGCCCTCCCGAACAAATTCGGAAGAGCTCATTAAAATTATTATTTAAAATTTATTTTATTTTGTAAATTGATATTTCTGCCGAAGCGTCTGCTAATAAATCAATACTGAGACCACCGTCTACAATACCAAATCTCAACTGTTCACCAGCAGAAAGCTGATATATGTGGCTGATCTGACCTTGAGTCAAAGATATGTTTGCCAGCGAAAGCCCTCCTACTAATGGTAGACCAGGTAAAGCTAAAATGCTTAGTCCTCCATAATAGCGGAAATCTAAAGTTGTTGTATTGGATGTAGATAATGGTAATACCGTTCCTGGTTGGGATTTCGCAATAATAATTCCTGGTCTTGTGGAACTCAATGCCTGTAAGCTCAGCCCTTGTCCGGTTCTATAGCTGTAATTAATCTGATATATCCCGGTTGAAGGAACTGTGTAGTATGAATCGCCTCCGCTGCCGGCAATATTAGTAAGATTTGTTGTTGGTATATCAACCAATATTGGAGGGTTTACGCCGGTTCCTGATGTCTGGGGTAAACGTACAAACCGTGCATTAGAACTTAGCAGACCTAAAGAAAGATTTAATACTGAAAGATTTCCGCTCATTCTTGCTGCATAAGCACCATCGCCAGTTCCTCCACCTGTTGGTGAAGCTGGACCGTCAGGAATTATCTGCCAGGATCCGATACCTGCTCCATTGGGTTCTTCGGCATCATAGATAAAAAGCCCACGGCTCGTAATACTTGAAGATTTAGGTTCAGTAATCGCTGTTATGGGAGTTGTTACATAAACGATTGCACCGTTTTGAGCAGCACCATAGACGTTTGCATTCAATCTGAGTTCATCTCCAGTAACACGCGGTGGAATAATTCCTATAGGCTGACCGGCGGTCGTGCTTTTTTGTACGTCCAAAGTAGCACTTGGGGTATTGGTATTAATTCCTACCTGTGCGTTCATGCCGTAACTGCATAGGAGTGCAGCAAGCAAAATATAACATTTTCTCATAAGATTTAATTTTTAGTTGGTGTTAAATTACGAAAATTTAGAACTATAAATGCAAACTTTATGCAATTATGTTGCGATTTGTGGTACAATAATGAATTATTACTGTCTAATCTGCATAGTATGTTTTTGTAACCAAAAAAGGTTTCTTATGGAAACTGTACTGCTTTCACGGGTTTAGGAGTAATTTGAGCAGTTTTAAAATCTCCAAAAATAATAGAAAATTAATTTTTTGTACGGGAATCCATTACGATCGTTACGGGTCCGTCATTAATCAGAGAGATTTTCATGTCTGCACCGAAGATTCCGCTGGCTGTTTTTAAACCTGATTTTGAAATCTCGGATTTGAAATACTCAAATAAAAGAATTGCTTTTTCTGGTTTTGCCGCCTTAATAAAAGAGGGTCGGTTGCCTTTTTTGTAATCGGCAATCAGGGTGAACTGGCTTATGCAAAGTATTTCACCTGAAATATCCTGAATGCAGAGATTAAGTTTATCGTTTTCATCACCAAATACCCGAAAATTCAATATCTTTTGAACGAGCCAGTCTGCATCTGATTTCTCATCATTTTCATCGATGCCAAGCAGGAGCATAAAGCCTTTTTTTATTTCACTTACAATTTTACCGTCAACTTTAACGCTTGCCTCAGAAACTCTTTGAATAACCGTTTTCATCTAAAAATAAACATTTAAAACGTTGGTTGAAGGATCGTAATTGTACAGATATGTTTTAGGTGGAAGTGAGGTAACAGAAGTCGGATTTCCAGTAAGTAAAATCCATGTTGCATTGTCTTTCGGGCAGATGATGCTGATGTTGTCTTTCACTTCCAATGTAGTATTTACGTCCGGGCAAAGATGTGGAGCATTCCTGTCGTAAACTTTAAAGGTATTTCCGGATCCACGGACGATGATTAAACCGCGGGTTCCAGACTGTTGTTCATCCACATAAATCCATCCTTGCGGTTGGGTAAGTTTAAAATAAGCAGGAAGATTGAGATTCA
It includes:
- a CDS encoding DUF4153 domain-containing protein, with translation MKTHHYILLCTAIFIALFYNEDVGLNLGILGIIYAVLTLYKTPKQNKTKEFIVLFVTSVLSGFAFAWYGDFPSFLAVVSSLLLLSYRSKNSSMKAILLIPVFIVNCFTFICRFFNFDAWLPRTNTSGFLQKAIAFFVIPLVLVSVFFGIYAAGSDIFSGIFTNYELDINFWQLTVVTVLGLFIAFNYWNFAVEKIIYKQNHILNNEFNDEDKIQKPTYSFLDLNSERTSGVISLFCLNILLLVFIFTFNYEQFVEIPKTTIQLGEETHERVNAVILSIIMAILVIMMYFKGGFNFDEKAKSLKLLAKIWIFLNVILIISAFVKNTEYIIDMGFTYKKIGVYAFLILSLIGLILTFIKIQKKKTNAYLFNSMIWAVYGTVLACSYINWGGIITLQNSKRSDFAVNFHLQSVSFSEKQLLKYAEENKDQQLFKDVVSKIELQKQSSFLSKILFYKTTKTK
- a CDS encoding ubiquinone biosynthesis protein COQ4, giving the protein MKKLRVKFLLFVYDKTQKLYRKYFKKKKRQWQFNEKQLLEFEKDSLGRKLGEFYKKHGFTMIPKMENHDVHHLLTGCGTNFEDEIAMQFLLLGNGKLNAHLLAAIVLGSIILPEYHKIYKNAYQKGKSMRAFHHIDFEELLWQNFENVKDFFRQKETQVLF
- the dtd gene encoding D-aminoacyl-tRNA deacylase, with product MKTVIQRVSEASVKVDGKIVSEIKKGFMLLLGIDENDEKSDADWLVQKILNFRVFGDENDKLNLCIQDISGEILCISQFTLIADYKKGNRPSFIKAAKPEKAILLFEYFKSEISKSGLKTASGIFGADMKISLINDGPVTIVMDSRTKN
- a CDS encoding FKBP-type peptidyl-prolyl cis-trans isomerase translates to MKKQTIALFCVAIFSVSCAQKKDKQATDKYTDDQKASYYIGLNIAQNMKNGGINVDADLLAQAIKEEMAGKPKLLPAEEMESFMQTFMQKQSEKKMTEATAKAGENKKKGLEFLAKNKQNAKIKTTASGLQYEVVTEGDGKTKPKATDAVEVKYTGKLLDGTVFDSTDKNGGAPIELNLGSVIRGWTEGIQLMSKGAKYRFYIPSDLAYGDQGAGGAIPPGATIIFDVELVNIK